In the Burkholderia multivorans ATCC BAA-247 genome, GTTCATTGCGGTGCCGGCGCTCGCATGCGGCTTGTGGCTCTGGCTCGTGATCGGCATCGGACAGGGGCAAGGCTGGATTCACGCGAAGGTGACGGTCGTGCTGCTGCTGATCGTCTATCACGCGTACTGCGGGCATCTGCTGAAGGTGTTCGAGCGCGGCGAGAACCGTCGCACCGACAAGTGGTATCGCGTGTTCAACGAACTGCCGGTGCTCGGCATGCTGGCTGCGGTCGCGCTGGTCGTGATCAAGCCGTTCTGAGCGGCGCAGGCCGACGATACGCGGCAAGCGCACGGCGCCCTTCGGGGCGCCGTTTGTTTTTGCGTCGTGCGCGGCGAGCCCTCAGTCCTTCGCGCCGTCGTCGATCCGGCGGCGCGTGATCGCTTCCTTCGCGCGGCCGACGCGTTCCATCAGCGCCGGCCCGCGCGACAGCGCGACGCCGACCGCGAGGATGTC is a window encoding:
- a CDS encoding CopD family protein; the encoded protein is MAMLWIKTFHIVLIAAWFAGLFYLPRIYVNLAMETDPAAVRRLLLMARKLFRFMTFIAVPALACGLWLWLVIGIGQGQGWIHAKVTVVLLLIVYHAYCGHLLKVFERGENRRTDKWYRVFNELPVLGMLAAVALVVIKPF